The following nucleotide sequence is from Pedobacter sp. PACM 27299.
CTGCGCTTATGAGCGAGGGAACTGCAATTGTTATATCGCCCCTGATTGCCCTGATGAAAAATCAGGTAGATCAGCTGAGGGCATTTGGTGGAAGCGACAGCATTGCACACTTTTTAAACTCTTCTTTAAATAAAGCAGAAATTACCCAGGTAAAAAGTGATCTGCTCAGTGGACAAACCAAATTGCTGTACGTTGCCCCGGAATCATTGTCTAAACCAGATAATATTGAATTCTTAAAGCTCATCAAGATCTCTTTTGTAGCGGTGGATGAAGCCCACTGTATTTCGGAATGGGGACACGATTTTCGTCCTGAATACCGAAAAATCAGACAGGTCATCAGCGGACTGGGAGAGGATATTCCAATTATCGCTTTAACGGCTACAGCAACCCCGAAAGTACAGCAGGATATCATTAAGAATTTACAGATGTCTGATGCAACCTTGTTTAAATCTTCTTTTAACAGGCCGAACTTATTTTATGAGATTCGCCCGAAAAGAGATGTCATCAAGGAAATGATCAGGTACATCAAGTACAATACCGGAAAATCTGGAATCATTTACTGTCTGAGCCGTAAAAAGGTGGAAGAAGTAGCGGAAGCACTCAACCTGAATGGCATTAAGGCCCTGCCTTATCATGCCGGTCTGGAGCCTAAAGTACGTGCAGATACACAGGATAAATTCCTGATGGAAGATGTAGAGGTGATTGTAGCTACCATCGCTTTTGGGATGGGAATCGACAAGCCCGATGTGCGTTTCGTGATCCACCATGATATCCCTAAAAGTATGGAAGGGTATTATCAGGAAACTGGTAGAGCCGGAAGAGACGGCGGTGAAGGGGTATGTATTGCTTTTTATGCGCAGAAAGATGTAGATAAACTGGCGAAATTCATGAAGGATAAGCCGGTGTCTGAACGGGAAATCGGAACACAGATCCTGAAGGAAGTGATCGACTATGCCGAATCAGGCGTTTGCCGTAGAAAACAGATCCTGCATTATTTTGGTGAAAACTTCAATGAAACAGGCTGTAATTGTATGTGCGACAACTGTAAAAAGCCTAAGAAACTTTTTGAAGCAGAAGATAACCTCTTGGTTCTATTGAAATTAATCCAGCGTATCGGCGAGAAGTTCGACGATGCGCATATACTGAACATCTTTACCGGATCTGAAACGGCTCAAACCATCGCTTACGAGCATGGCAAGATTCCTGAATTCGGTTTAGGAATGGTAGAAGGAGAAAACTATTGGAAGTCCTTAATCCGTCAGTCCGTATTGAACAACTTCCTCTCTAAAGATATTGACAATTATGGCCTTTTAAGGCTGACTAATAACGGTAGAGACTTTATCGAGAATCCATACAGCCTAAAATTTGTACTCAATGAGCCGATAGAAAGTGCGGCTGATGATGATGAAGATGATGTGAAACATGGATCCGGAACTTTAGATACCCAGCTGCTGCAGCTGTTAAAGGATCTGAGAAAGAAAATCGCCAAGCAAAAGAATGTACCGCCATTCGTCGTGTTTCAGGATCCTTCGCTGGAAGAAATGTGTACGCATTATCCGATTGCAATGGATGAGCTGAAACAGATCTCAGGAGTAGGAAATGGAAAGGCCATGAAGTTCGGTTCGCCATTCATTGAGCTGATTAAAAAATATGTAGAAGACAATGATATTGAACGCCCGATTGACCTGATCATTAAAACGCAGGCCAACAAATCGCAGCTGAAAGTATCTATTATTCAAAATGTAGACAGACAAATCAGTTTAGAAGACATTGCTAAATCTAAAGGCATTACTTATTTCGATATTTTGAAAGAGATTGAAGCCATTGTGAACTCCGGAACAAAGTTAAACCTGAATTATTTTGTAGATGAATTGATTGATGAAGACCGTCAGGATGAAGTATTCGATTACTTCCAATCTGCGGAAAATGATTCTATTGATGAAGCATTGAAAGAATTAGGAGAAGCCGATTATTCCCGTGAAGAGATTCAATTGATGCGCATCAAGTTCATGTCTGAACTAGGTAATTAACATTCTGTATTAGGTAATTATTACAAATAAACAATGATCAATTTTTCACTAGATAATTTAAAACACCAGGAATCAGGAAATTTCTTTTTAATGGCAGGACCATGCGCCATTGAAGGAGAAGAAATCGCTATGCGCATCGCAGAGAAGATCATCACGATTACTGATAAGTTAGAAATTCCCTTCATTTTTAAAGGTTCCTACCGTAAAGCCAACCGTTCTAAAGGTGGTTCTTTCACCGGAATCGGAGATGAGAAGGCTTTGAAGATTTTAGAAAAGATAGGTAAGACTTTTAATGTGCCTACGGTAACTGACATTCATGAAAGTGCAGAAGCGGCAATGGCTGCGGCCTATGTGGATGTATTACAGATCCCAGCTTTTCTTTGTCGCCAAACCGATCTGCTCATCGCTGCTGCGAAAACAGGAAAGGTAGTCAACGTGAAGAAAGGTCAGTTTTTGTCCGCAGGATCTATGAAGTTTGCTGTAGAAAAGATTGTAGAATCTGGAAACCATAAAGTAATCCTGACAGATCGTGGCAACACTTTCGGTTATCAGGACCTGATTGTGGATTATCGTGGATTACCGGAAATGCAAAGCTTCGGAGTGCCGGTAGTAATGGATTGTACACATTCCCTGCAGCAGCCAAACCAGAGTTCTGGCGTAACAGGCGGTAAACCTGAACTGATTGAAACGATCGCTAAAGCTGCAATTGCAGTAGGCGCAGATGGATTATTCATTGAAACACATCCTGATCCTGCAAATGCAAAATCAGATGGTGCAAATATGTTACACCTGGATTTACTGGAAGATTTACTGGTAAAACTAGTAAGAATTAGAAAAGCGGTTATTTAACCGCTTTTTTTAGGCCTTAGATTTTAGTAATCAGGAAGGAAGTTCTTCTGTTTTGTTTGCGCTGCGCCTCTGTATCATTACCTGCAATAGGCTTGTTTTCCCCATAGCCTTTAAAGCTCAGCCTGGAAGGATCGATCTTTTGAGCGATCAGTTCGTCATAGACAGCTTTAGCACGATTTAAGGACAGCTTTTCGTTCTGTAGTTCATTTCCTACATTGTCTGTATGCCCCTGGATTTCTATTTCCAGATTAAGGTTGCTTTTTAACAGCTCAATCAGGGTATGCAGTTCGGTCACAGATGCCGGGAGGAGCCGATATTCATTGGTATCAAAAAAGATATTTTTCAACACCATGTTGTTGCCCACTTTTAAGCGCTCCAGGTTGATCTCCAGGAGAAAGGGCTGCGTCCTGCTTCCCGTACCTAATTCATAATTTTCTGAATAGAAGAGGTAGCCATCTGCACTGGCATTGAACGCATAATTACCGCCTATAGGCATGACCGCAAGGAATTCTCCATTTTCTTTATCAGTATAGTCGCTGTAAGCCGTATTTTTGCTCAGCAGGTTGACTACCTGTACTTTTGCATCCAGAAATTTCCCGCTTTCTTTATCGCGAACCACTCCTTTTACATAAGTGATGGGCATAGGCTGCTTATCCAGCGGAAGTTTAAACTGGTAAATGTCCATATCGCCATAACCATCTTTTAAATTCGAAGAGAAAAAAGCGGTGCTACCATTCGGACTCACGATCATTCCACTTTCTTCATTGAAGGTATTGATCGGATATCCCATGTTTAATGGAGTACTCCAATGACCATTGTCTTGCATACGACTGATGAAAATATCTTTATTGCCCATTCCTGGCCATCCATCTGAAGAGAAGTATAGCGTCTTCCCATCTGCATGTAAAAATGGAGTATTTTCATCATAAGGGGTGTTAATTTCCGGACCAAGATTGACCGGAGCCGACCAGTCGCCATCTGCGTTGAGGTTTGATTTCCAGATGTCGTAACCGCCAATTCCACCGGGTCTGTTGCTCACAAAGTAAAGCGTGTTGCCATCCGGACTAATAGCAGGCTGAGATTCCCAATAAGCACTGTTTACTGGGGCACCAAGGTTAAAAGGTTCAGCCCAGTTATTCCCTTCTTTATGACTCACGTAAATGTCGCATCTGCCCAGGCCATTAGGACGGTTACATCCAGTAAAAAACAGATATAATCCGTCTGGGGAAATGGATTGTGCACCTTCATTGAATTGAGGTGTATTGATGTTGCTGCTTAAGGGGAGGGCGTTACCCCATTCATTATTTGTCTTTTTAGAAATGAAGAAATCTTCGTTTCCATCGATATTTCTACTAAAAATAAGCGTCTCATCGTCGGCGGTAATGGCAGGGAAATAATCCCGGTATACAGTATTGATTTTAGGACCAAGGTTGAGGGGTTCGTATTGCTGAGGTTTCTTTAGGGCCTCAATAGCAAAGGCACAATCTTTCTGGTATTTCTTTGCCCTGGCGAGAAAAGCAGCATCATTACCGGTGTATTTACTGATGAATAAGCTGAGGTGTTTTAAGGCATTTTGATAATCACCGCTATAAAGTTCAGATTCTCCTAGTCCATAATAGATTCGTAGTTCTGAATTTGGATTCAGTTCAAGGGCTTTCCGATAATAAACAGCAGCTTCTTCGTAGGATTTAATTCTTCTATTTAATTCTGCAAGCTGTAGAAGGGCATTTTGAAAGGAGGGATCAGCCTTAACGGATTCCTTGAGTGCGGAAATGGCTTCAGGATATTGGTTGTCATTTAAAAGGCCCTGCGCTTTGTCGAAGCTGGCCATGGCTTTCTTGATGGTGGAAGTCTGGGCTGTAGCACCAAGAACCATCAGGAAAGACAGAAAAAGAGCAACAGATATTTTTTTCAAAATGCTATTGTTAATGGTGTAAAATTAAATATAGCGAAAAATCTGAATTTGCGATTAAGGGATATTTAAATATTTATGTGTTTGTAAAGAAATTTCCCATTTTGGGTTTGCCATCACGTAATCAATAATCAATGGCGTAATTTCCTTTGACTTAGACCATTCTGGCTGCAGGTATAATTTGCAGGTATCAGAAACGGTTGCAGCATATTGCTCTGCCCATTCAAAATCACTCTTGTTGAACACAATCACTTTTAACTCATTGGCGAATGGCGTGATGTCTGGACGAGGGGCTTTAAATTTCTTTGGAGAAAGACAAATCCAGTCCCAGGTACCTGAAAGGGGATAAGCTCCGGAAGTTTCAATGAAAGTAAGGATATTTTTCTCCTTTAATTTTTGGGTTAAATAATCCAGATTATAAATTAATGGCTCACCACCGGTAATGACCACCGCTTTACCTGGAAAGGTATCTGCTTTGGCCACAATATCATCTGCTGAAGTCAGTGGGTGTAGTTCTGCATCCCAGCTTTCTTTCACATCACACCAGTGGCAACCTACATCGCAGCCTCCCAAACGAATAAAATAAGCCGCTTTTCCTGTGTTAAATCCTTCGCCCTGTATGGTGTAAAATTCTTCCATTAATGGAAGTAATGTGCCGTCTGCTGGTATATTGTGTGCCATATATTATTCGGCAAAGGTAAATAAAATATTTACGGGAAATGGGATTATATGTATATTGAGCCGATTTATATGACCAATCTGTGAAAAAGGAGGTTCATTTATAATCATTTACCCTAAATACGAGCTATGCTGAAGTGGTATAAATTGGAAGGCAGCTTCCCGGAGCATGATTTCGTGGAACAGATTAAAGTGAATGGGAAAAAATTATGTCTGGTGAGACATCAGGACCAGACTTTCGTAGTTCAAAACAGCTGTCCCCATGCAGGAGGAATTCTGAGTGGAGGTACTTGTAAAAATGGTTACCTGATTTGTCCGATACACCGATGGGAATACAACCTGGAAACGGGAAGAGGGGCAGAGGGACAAGGAGATTATATTGACACTTACCCGGTAGAAACAAGGGTTGATGGAATTTATGTCGGCTTAAAAGAAAGCTGGATAAAAAAGCTCTTTAGTTGAGTTACTAAAGAGCTTTTTATAGCTTATTTAAGAATAGATTTCCTTCTTTGCAGAGGCCAATGTGTTTTTCAACAAGCCTACAATAGTCATCAGACCAACACCTCCAGGAACTGGAGTGATCCATGAAGCTTTAGGAGCTACATTTTCAAAGTCTACATCTCCATATAACTTATAACCAGATTTGGTTTCTGTAGAAGTTTCTCTATTGATACCCACATCAATGATGATCGCACCTGGCTTCACCATATCTGCAGTTACAAAGTTCTTTTTACCAATTGCAGCAACGATAATGTCAGCCTGTAAAGCCAGCTCTTTCAAGTTCGCAGTTTTGCTGTGCGTTAAGGTTACGGTACAGTTTCCGGGGTTGGCATTTCTGGCCATCAGAATGCTCATCGGACTACCTACAATGTTACTTCTACCCACTACTACGCAATGTTTTCCAGTGGTATCAATCTCGTATGCCTGAAGCATTAACATAATGCCATAAGGAGTAGCAGGGATGAAACAAGGAAGGTTCCTCATCATACGTCCCAGATTTACCGGATGAAATCCATCTACATCTTTTCGGTAATCAATAGTTTCAGTTACTTTTTCAGGATCGATATGCTTAGGAAGTGGCAATTGAACAATCAGTCCATCTACACCAGCATCCTGATTGATCTCTTCTATCTTTTGCAGCAATTCTGCTTCTGTGACCGAATTGTCGTATCTGATCAGAGAAGATTGAAAACCTACCTTTTCACAGTTTTTCATTTTGCTGGCAACATAGGTTTCGCTGCCACCATCATTACCTACTAAGATGGCCACTAAATGTGGTTTTCTGCCACTTTCAGCTAAGAAGGAAGCAGCTTCAGCTGCGATTTCCAGTTTTATTTTTTCTGATGCGAATTTTCCGTCAAGTAACTGCATGTAATCCTTTATGAGGTTATTTATTAATCTAATTTAAGTACGGCCATAAAAGCAGATTGTGGAATTTCCACATTACCCACCTGACGCATACGTTTTTTACCAGCCTTTTGCTTTTCAAGAAGCTTACGTTTACGTGAAATATCACCACCATAACATTTAGCGGTCACATCTTTACGAAGCGCGCTTAGTGTTTCTCTGGCGATAACTTTTGCACCAATAGAGGCCTGGATTTTAATCTCGAATTGCTGACGTGGAATTAATTCCCTTAGTTTTTCACAGATTTTCTTTCCAAAATCATAAGCATTGCTGCGGTGAATTAAGGAGGATAAAGCATCAACAGGTTCTTCATTCAATAACATATCTAATCTGACCAAGTCAGATTTACGGTAACCAATCTGATGATAGTCAAATGAAGCATATCCTTTAGAAATTGTTTTTAGTTTATCATAGAAGTCGAAAACAATCTCTCCCATAGGCATCTCAAAAACAAGCTCTACACGATCTGAAGTCAGGTAAGACTGGTTGACAATAATTCCCCTCTTCTGGATACATAGTGACATTACCGGGCCCACAAAGTCAGCCTTGGTAATGATATTTGCTTTAATAAAAGGTTCTTCTACCGCATCCAATTTACTTGGATCTGGTAAATCTGATGGATTATTTACAGAAATCACCTCGCCTTTAGTAGTCTTGGCAATGTAAGATACGTTGGGTACAGTAGTGATCACAGTCATGTTGAACTCACGCTCTAAGCGCTCCTGGATGATCTCCATGTGTAGCATACCCAGGAATCCGCAACGGAAACCAAAGCCTAATGCTGCAGAACTTTCAGGTTCGAAAACGATAGAGGCATCATTCAGCTGCAATTTATGCATAGCTTCACGCAATTCCTCAAACTCATCAGTATCTACCGGATAAATACCAGCGAAAACCATGGGTTTAACCTCTTCGAAACCTTGAATTGAATCTGTTGAAGGTCTGTCTACGGTAGTGATGGTATCTCCAACTTTTACCTCACGTGCTTCCTTAATTCCAGAGATGATATAACCTACATCACCGGTTTTAACAACGCTTCTTGGCGACATATCCAGTTTAAGGATACCTACCTCATCGGCTAAATATTGTTTACCTGTATTGATAAATTTAACTTTATCGCCTTTTTTAATTTGACCATTGACTACTTTATAATAGGCAATGATTCCTCTGAATGGATTGAAAACAGAGTCAAAGATCAATGCTTGAAGAGGTGCTTCAGGATCACCAACTGGTGCTGGAACACGGTCTACAATAGCTTGAATGATATCTGGGATTCCCATTCCAGTTTTACCTGATGCAGGAATAATATCCTCACGTTTACAGCCGATTAAGTCAATAATCTGATCTTTTACTTCCTCAGGCATAGCCCCAGGTAAATCCATTTTATTTAAAATAGGGATAATTTCAAGATCGTGCTCTAGCGCAAGGTATAAGTTGGAAATGGTCTGTGCCTGAATTCCCTGAGATGCATCCACAATAAGTAAAGCACCTTCGCAAGCTGCAATGGAACGAGAAACCTCATAAGAGAAATCTACGTGACCAGGCGTATCAATCAGGTTGAAATTGTATTCAATATCACCAACCTTATAATTCATCTGAATGGCGTGGCTTTTTATCGTGATCCCACGTTCACGTTCTAAATCCATATTATCCAGCAATTGAGCCTGAGCCTCACGTTGGGTAATGGTTCCAGTATATTCTAATAGACGGTCAGCTAGTGTGCTTTTACCGTGATCAATATGTGCAATTATGCAAAAATTACGTATGTGCTTCATCAGTGGCGCAAATATAGGATTTTGAGTCGATTAATTTATCGTAAATTAATCATAGTATATTGTAATGACTGCGGCATTACTAGGAATTGGCCAGTCGGATCAGGTTCTCTACGGTTTGGGTATTGGTCAGGTCGTAGCTGAATTCATCTTCGCTGGTGCCCATACTTAAGCTCGGATTTCTGAATTCCATAGCGCTTTTTACCGCATATTTGGCAGAAGCATGGAACTCTTTAGCACCGGTAATCCGGATGATTTCTGTGACGTTGTCTGTATGAATACCTGCACCAGGCATGATGCTGATTCTTCCTGCAGCCTGTTTAATTAAGGCTTTGATCTGTCCAACGCCTGCTAAAGCCGAAGGAGCAGCACCTGAGGTCAGTACCCTTTCACAGCCCAATTTGATCAGGTCTTCCAGACCTTGTTCCAGGTTATTGCACATGTCAAAGGCCCGATGGAAAGTGACTTTCATAGGCTTGGCCAGTTCAACTAACTCCGCACAGCGGGCTTTATCGATACTGCCATCTGCATGAAGAATGCCAAACACTACTCCATCACAATTTAATGATTTACAGATTTTAATGTCTTCCTTCATGATGCTGAATTCTAAATCAGAATACAAAAAATCTCCACCTCTGGGGCGGATGATCGGATACACTAAAATGTGCAGTAATTCTTTTGCCAGCTTGAGCTGCCCATAGCTTGGGGTAGTGCCTCCCTCTGGTAAATTGTCGCAAAATTCTACCCTTACTGCGCCGCCTTCCTGTGCTGCCAAGGCAGAAGAAAGGGAGTTGGCGCATACTTCCATTTGAATCATTCGATACGGTTTATTTCGGGTTAGTAATAGCTTTTTCCAGGAATTAATAAATCGGTTTTGTTCTGGTCACAAACCGCATAGCTGAAGCCTTGCTGAATCGCATAAGCTCCATATTCTCCTTTTTTATTTAAAGCAAGGAAGCCTACCTGGATGTTTTTGGCAATTTCAGGTTTCTTTTTAATGATCCTCATGACCGCCTCTTTACAAGCTGCTTCAGGCGTATAACCCTGTCTCATCAGTTCTACCACTAAAAAGCTGCCTACATTACGGATTACCTCTTCACCAACGCCGGTAGAAGTAGCACCGCCAACTTCATTGTCTACAAATAAACCAGCACCAATGATTGGACTGTCACCCACACGTCCATGTAGCTTATAAGCCATGCCGCTGGTGGTACAAGCACCTGAAATGTTTCCTTTAGCGTCTAAAGCCAGCATGCCAATGGTATCATGGTTGTATTGATTTCCTGGCAATCGGGTAGGAGCGGCTTTATCGTATAATTTATTTTCTATGTTCATTACCGGCGCATACTTTGCCGTTTTTAACCATTCTTTCCAT
It contains:
- the kdsA gene encoding 3-deoxy-8-phosphooctulonate synthase; translation: MINFSLDNLKHQESGNFFLMAGPCAIEGEEIAMRIAEKIITITDKLEIPFIFKGSYRKANRSKGGSFTGIGDEKALKILEKIGKTFNVPTVTDIHESAEAAMAAAYVDVLQIPAFLCRQTDLLIAAAKTGKVVNVKKGQFLSAGSMKFAVEKIVESGNHKVILTDRGNTFGYQDLIVDYRGLPEMQSFGVPVVMDCTHSLQQPNQSSGVTGGKPELIETIAKAAIAVGADGLFIETHPDPANAKSDGANMLHLDLLEDLLVKLVRIRKAVI
- a CDS encoding 7-carboxy-7-deazaguanine synthase QueE, translated to MAHNIPADGTLLPLMEEFYTIQGEGFNTGKAAYFIRLGGCDVGCHWCDVKESWDAELHPLTSADDIVAKADTFPGKAVVITGGEPLIYNLDYLTQKLKEKNILTFIETSGAYPLSGTWDWICLSPKKFKAPRPDITPFANELKVIVFNKSDFEWAEQYAATVSDTCKLYLQPEWSKSKEITPLIIDYVMANPKWEISLQTHKYLNIP
- the recQ gene encoding DNA helicase RecQ, whose translation is MDVKKSLFDNLQTFFGFDNFKGDQESIITNVLEGKNTFVIMPTGGGKSICYQLPALMSEGTAIVISPLIALMKNQVDQLRAFGGSDSIAHFLNSSLNKAEITQVKSDLLSGQTKLLYVAPESLSKPDNIEFLKLIKISFVAVDEAHCISEWGHDFRPEYRKIRQVISGLGEDIPIIALTATATPKVQQDIIKNLQMSDATLFKSSFNRPNLFYEIRPKRDVIKEMIRYIKYNTGKSGIIYCLSRKKVEEVAEALNLNGIKALPYHAGLEPKVRADTQDKFLMEDVEVIVATIAFGMGIDKPDVRFVIHHDIPKSMEGYYQETGRAGRDGGEGVCIAFYAQKDVDKLAKFMKDKPVSEREIGTQILKEVIDYAESGVCRRKQILHYFGENFNETGCNCMCDNCKKPKKLFEAEDNLLVLLKLIQRIGEKFDDAHILNIFTGSETAQTIAYEHGKIPEFGLGMVEGENYWKSLIRQSVLNNFLSKDIDNYGLLRLTNNGRDFIENPYSLKFVLNEPIESAADDDEDDVKHGSGTLDTQLLQLLKDLRKKIAKQKNVPPFVVFQDPSLEEMCTHYPIAMDELKQISGVGNGKAMKFGSPFIELIKKYVEDNDIERPIDLIIKTQANKSQLKVSIIQNVDRQISLEDIAKSKGITYFDILKEIEAIVNSGTKLNLNYFVDELIDEDRQDEVFDYFQSAENDSIDEALKELGEADYSREEIQLMRIKFMSELGN
- a CDS encoding N(4)-(beta-N-acetylglucosaminyl)-L-asparaginase; this encodes MFNRRKFIKASALSASLLAIDRTSAAAMIPSPSHAPVKPIVISTWDFGIAANQAAWKVLSAGGRALDAVEQGVHVPEADPKNQSVGYGGLPDRDGHVTLDACIMDDLGNCGAVAGLEHIIHPISVARMVMEKTPHVMLVGDGALQFALENGFKKENLLTKESEKAWKEWLKTAKYAPVMNIENKLYDKAAPTRLPGNQYNHDTIGMLALDAKGNISGACTTSGMAYKLHGRVGDSPIIGAGLFVDNEVGGATSTGVGEEVIRNVGSFLVVELMRQGYTPEAACKEAVMRIIKKKPEIAKNIQVGFLALNKKGEYGAYAIQQGFSYAVCDQNKTDLLIPGKSYY
- a CDS encoding OmpA family protein, producing MKKISVALFLSFLMVLGATAQTSTIKKAMASFDKAQGLLNDNQYPEAISALKESVKADPSFQNALLQLAELNRRIKSYEEAAVYYRKALELNPNSELRIYYGLGESELYSGDYQNALKHLSLFISKYTGNDAAFLARAKKYQKDCAFAIEALKKPQQYEPLNLGPKINTVYRDYFPAITADDETLIFSRNIDGNEDFFISKKTNNEWGNALPLSSNINTPQFNEGAQSISPDGLYLFFTGCNRPNGLGRCDIYVSHKEGNNWAEPFNLGAPVNSAYWESQPAISPDGNTLYFVSNRPGGIGGYDIWKSNLNADGDWSAPVNLGPEINTPYDENTPFLHADGKTLYFSSDGWPGMGNKDIFISRMQDNGHWSTPLNMGYPINTFNEESGMIVSPNGSTAFFSSNLKDGYGDMDIYQFKLPLDKQPMPITYVKGVVRDKESGKFLDAKVQVVNLLSKNTAYSDYTDKENGEFLAVMPIGGNYAFNASADGYLFYSENYELGTGSRTQPFLLEINLERLKVGNNMVLKNIFFDTNEYRLLPASVTELHTLIELLKSNLNLEIEIQGHTDNVGNELQNEKLSLNRAKAVYDELIAQKIDPSRLSFKGYGENKPIAGNDTEAQRKQNRRTSFLITKI
- the lepA gene encoding translation elongation factor 4, translating into MKHIRNFCIIAHIDHGKSTLADRLLEYTGTITQREAQAQLLDNMDLERERGITIKSHAIQMNYKVGDIEYNFNLIDTPGHVDFSYEVSRSIAACEGALLIVDASQGIQAQTISNLYLALEHDLEIIPILNKMDLPGAMPEEVKDQIIDLIGCKREDIIPASGKTGMGIPDIIQAIVDRVPAPVGDPEAPLQALIFDSVFNPFRGIIAYYKVVNGQIKKGDKVKFINTGKQYLADEVGILKLDMSPRSVVKTGDVGYIISGIKEAREVKVGDTITTVDRPSTDSIQGFEEVKPMVFAGIYPVDTDEFEELREAMHKLQLNDASIVFEPESSAALGFGFRCGFLGMLHMEIIQERLEREFNMTVITTVPNVSYIAKTTKGEVISVNNPSDLPDPSKLDAVEEPFIKANIITKADFVGPVMSLCIQKRGIIVNQSYLTSDRVELVFEMPMGEIVFDFYDKLKTISKGYASFDYHQIGYRKSDLVRLDMLLNEEPVDALSSLIHRSNAYDFGKKICEKLRELIPRQQFEIKIQASIGAKVIARETLSALRKDVTAKCYGGDISRKRKLLEKQKAGKKRMRQVGNVEIPQSAFMAVLKLD
- a CDS encoding Rieske (2Fe-2S) protein; the encoded protein is MLKWYKLEGSFPEHDFVEQIKVNGKKLCLVRHQDQTFVVQNSCPHAGGILSGGTCKNGYLICPIHRWEYNLETGRGAEGQGDYIDTYPVETRVDGIYVGLKESWIKKLFS
- a CDS encoding copper homeostasis protein CutC, which translates into the protein MIQMEVCANSLSSALAAQEGGAVRVEFCDNLPEGGTTPSYGQLKLAKELLHILVYPIIRPRGGDFLYSDLEFSIMKEDIKICKSLNCDGVVFGILHADGSIDKARCAELVELAKPMKVTFHRAFDMCNNLEQGLEDLIKLGCERVLTSGAAPSALAGVGQIKALIKQAAGRISIMPGAGIHTDNVTEIIRITGAKEFHASAKYAVKSAMEFRNPSLSMGTSEDEFSYDLTNTQTVENLIRLANS
- a CDS encoding bifunctional 5,10-methylenetetrahydrofolate dehydrogenase/5,10-methenyltetrahydrofolate cyclohydrolase produces the protein MQLLDGKFASEKIKLEIAAEAASFLAESGRKPHLVAILVGNDGGSETYVASKMKNCEKVGFQSSLIRYDNSVTEAELLQKIEEINQDAGVDGLIVQLPLPKHIDPEKVTETIDYRKDVDGFHPVNLGRMMRNLPCFIPATPYGIMLMLQAYEIDTTGKHCVVVGRSNIVGSPMSILMARNANPGNCTVTLTHSKTANLKELALQADIIVAAIGKKNFVTADMVKPGAIIIDVGINRETSTETKSGYKLYGDVDFENVAPKASWITPVPGGVGLMTIVGLLKNTLASAKKEIYS